One genomic region from Anas acuta unplaced genomic scaffold, bAnaAcu1.1 SCAFFOLD_350, whole genome shotgun sequence encodes:
- the LOC137849098 gene encoding uncharacterized protein translates to MPQNAPKSRETAPKAPWGPKSARNGPKSVRKHPLNLPKKQHSPKVPKSPVLSPIWCPQCGELAERSLARCPHCRKVGGGVAPPPAPLPLLPAGGPRTGSRRLRAGRGHVGGRPAFRGPARGLGPTGGWGRRLPPAGRLLGLPAGQPPPAPPRLNTPGTRLGHASDTPGTRLGHGTRVADARGAWDTRWVGWGHVKDVFGAWNMLRTWEHVKDMLESWDMHWTCLGHGNMLRTWDVLRTCFGRGNMLRTRLSHATSIGHASVMGHVLDMFQSWGSHRTCFGHGNMLMTCFGHGTSIGHGLVMGCALDMLSSWEHVKDTLKSWDTHWTCFSHGNTL, encoded by the exons atgccccaaaatgcCCCTAAAAGCAGAGAAACGGCCCCAAAAGCGCCGTGGGGCCCCAAAAGCGCCCGAAACGGCCCCAAAAGTGTCCGGAAACATCCCCTAAACCTCCCCAAAAAGCAGCATTCCCCAAAAGTCCCAAAATCGCCTGTTTTAAGCCCAATTTGGTGCCCGCAGTGCGGCGAGCTGGCCGAGCGCAGCCTGGCCCGGTGCCCCCACTGCCGCAAG gtcgGCGGTGGGGTCGCGCCTCCCCCGGCGccgctgcctctgctgcctgctggggggcCTCGTACTGGGAGCCGGCGCCTGCGGGCTGGCC GTGGGCACGTGGGCGGCCGCCCGGCGTTTCGGGGCCCTGCACGCGGCCTGGGCCCTACTGGTGGCTGGGGCCGGCGCCTGCCTCCTGCGGGCCGGTTACTGGGGCTGCCTGCGGGtcagccaccccctgccccgCCACGCCTGAACACGCCTGGAACACGCCTGGGACACGCCTCGGACACGCCTGGGACACGCCTCGGACACGGGACACGCGTGGCGGACGCGCGTGGGGCGTGGGACACGcggtgggtggggtgggggcacgTTAAGGACGTGTTTGGGGCATGGAACATGTTAAGGACATGGGAACATGTTAAGGACATGCTTGAGTCATGGGATATGCACTGGACATGCTTGGGGCATGGGAACATGTTAAGGACATGGGACGTGCTTCGGACGTGCTTCGGTCGTGGGAACATGTTAAGGACACGGTTGA GTCATGCAACATCCATTGGACATGCTTCAGTCATGGGACACGTGTTGGACATGTTCCAGTCATGGGGGAGCCATCGGACATGCTTTGGTCATGGGAACATGCTTATGACATGCTTTGGTCATGGGACATCCATTGGACATGGTTTGGTCATGGGATGTGCTTTGGACATGCTTTCGTCATGGGAACATGTTAAGGACACGCTTAAGTCATGGGACACCCATTGGACATGTTTCAGTCATGGGAACACGCTTTGA